The genomic segment CTTCGTCCTTTACAAACCGATGCGTTTGGTGGGCGGAACAGTGGCGACGTGTGACAAAACAGGATATTGAATTTTTACTTCAGCGATACAGCAACGACCGGAAAAGAGTCGCCGAGGTTCTAGACTATTGTGAATCAATTGTGTATGTTAGTCATAAATGGTATGCAAATTGGAATTCTTTGACAGCCAACACAGGCGAGATGGACTTGTGTCAGCAGCCCAGTCAACGAGGCAATAGATAGAGCGATGTCACACCGTTAAAGGATACCAAATGGACAACCAAGAATTATTTCCTTCGCAGTGGTTCTGGAAACTGATTGATTCTGTCTGTCAAGATCACGATAAAATGCAAGAAATCTTGAACTACTTGACCCAGCAAGAACTTGAACGATTCCACAAAGAATTCTATAATGCAGTGATCGATATTAGCGGTGATGATTACTGCAATATTTACAACTACGGGGACTCAAGGATGCACGATCTTGCCTATTGGATTGTCTCGCAAGGCGAGAGCGCATACAGAGAGGTATATGATGATCCCCGCCAAATCCCTCAAATTGAAGATATTGACCAATCGCACAGTTACATTGGCTTGACTGAACCGGTCTACGCAACTCGATTCGGAAAAGATATTCCTTTGTAAGTTATTAAGCGAATACTATTAATCAATCTATTGATCGATCGTCGAATCTGAAAACAACTTGATTTCTATGTTTAATCCCTGCGCCTTGCGCCTACGGAACCCAACGCCCAAGCTTCTGTGATCTGAGTACAGATCTGCGAACAATCGAGCAAAGAGAGCAAAGCCTACCTGCTGCCTGAACCGACCCTTTGCTCGCCTGCTCGCAGCGCTTCCTACACTGAACCCTCTGCCCAGCACCACGTCCCAGCCCGACCACGCCAGAGAATAAATCCCCCTCCCTGTGTGCGTTCAAGCGCCTCGCCAACGGGGTCCGGGTGACCCACACCTACGACCCGGCGGGCCGGGTCACCGGGGTCGCCACCGCCGGCCCCGCCGGGCTCGTGCGGCGCTCACCTACGCACTCGACCCCCTGGGCCGCCGGGCCGCCGTCGCCGCCTCCGACGGGGCCCGCACCACCTACGCCTACGACAACGCCGGGCAACTGAGACGCGAGCAGCGGGCCGCCTCCGGCATCAACCTGACCCACGCGTACGACCCCGTCGGCAACCGCACCGCCCAGACCGACAGCGGCACCCGCACCACCTACGCCTACGACAACGCCAACCAGCTGGGCCGCGAGCAGACCAACACGGCCCGCACCACCTACGCATACGACCCCGCCGGCAACCGGGTCCAGAAGGCCGACCCCGCCGCCACCACGTACTACGTGTGGGACGCCAAGAGCCGGCTCGCCGTCGCCGAGCCCGTCGCCGGCCGCGTCACCTACGCCTACGACGGGATCGGCCGCCGCGCCACCAAGCAGTCGGGGTCCGGGGCCGTGCGGTTCGTGTGGGACTTCAAGAAGGTGCTCCAGGAGGCCGACGGCGGGACCGGGGCCACCGAGTACCAGTTCCTCACCACCGAGGGCGAGTACGGGGACCTCGTGAGCGGGTACGGCAACGCGCCACCAAGTACTACGGGTCCGACGCACTCGGCTCGACCGACGTGCTCCTCGACGGCACCGGGTCGGTCACGGCCACGTTCGAGTACCGGGCGTTCGGGCTCACGAGCGAGTCAGGCGGGGGCGACGGTCCGGGCCTGGCCCTGCCGGCCCCGCTGCCCTCGGAGCTGGGCGGGGGCGTGAGCGCGCAGACCGGCGAGCCGTTCGCGTTCGTGGGCCGGCACGGGTACTTCCACGACACCGAGGCCGGGCTGTACCTGCTGGGAACCGGCGGCGGCGCCGACCCGGACGGGAGCGGGCGCGCGTACGACCCCAGACCATCGTGCTGCTGTCCAAGGACCCACTCGAGGAGCGCGGCGGGCAGACCAACGGGTACACGTACTGTGCCAACGACCCGGTCAACCGCACCGACCCGAGCGGGAACCGGCTCCTGGTGCCGGCGTGCCTGCTCGACCCGTCCGGCAGGGAC from the Frigoriglobus tundricola genome contains:
- a CDS encoding DUF4240 domain-containing protein, which codes for MDNQELFPSQWFWKLIDSVCQDHDKMQEILNYLTQQELERFHKEFYNAVIDISGDDYCNIYNYGDSRMHDLAYWIVSQGESAYREVYDDPRQIPQIEDIDQSHSYIGLTEPVYATRFGKDIPL
- a CDS encoding RHS repeat domain-containing protein → MCVQAPRQRGPGDPHLRPGGPGHRGRHRRPRRARAALTYALDPLGRRAAVAASDGARTTYAYDNAGQLRREQRAASGINLTHAYDPVGNRTAQTDSGTRTTYAYDNANQLGREQTNTARTTYAYDPAGNRVQKADPAATTYYVWDAKSRLAVAEPVAGRVTYAYDGIGRRATKQSGSGAVRFVWDFKKVLQEADGGTGATEYQFLTTEGEYGDLVSGYGNAPPSTTGPTHSARPTCSSTAPGRSRPRSSTGRSGSRASQAGATVRAWPCRPRCPRSWAGA